The Burkholderia pyrrocinia genomic sequence CGACCGGGCTGTCCGGCCAGCCGTGCAGCAGCACGGCCACGCGCTCGCCGCGAGGGTTCCATTCGAGATAGGCGATATCGAGCGACGCGGTCGTCGCATGCGCATAGGCAGTCATCGTGTTCTCCGTCGGGTCAACTTGAGCAGACGATGGTAGGCCGGCCTTTCATCACGATTCACGGAGTATCATGATTCATTCATCGAATATCGCGTTGAATTGCCCCATGGAACCGCTGACCGATCCCGCGTCGACCTCGCTCGACATCGCGCTGCTGCGCACCTTCCTCGAAGTCGTCGACAGCCGCGGGTTCGCGCCGGCAGCAGAACGCCTCGCGCTGACGCCGTCGGCCGTCAGCGGCCATATCAAGCGGCTCGAGCAGGCGGCCGGCACCGTGCTGCTCGCGCGCACGACGCGCCGCATCGCGCTCACGCCGGCGGGCGACACGCTGTACGCATACGCGCGCAACATCGTCGACATGGAGCGCGAAGTGCGCGCGAGGCTACGCGGCGCGCCGGCGCACGGGCGGCTGCGCGTCGGTGCATCGGAGGATTTCGCGGGTGCGTGGCTGCCTCACGTGCTGCGCACGTTCCGCGACCGCCATCCGCGTACGGCGATCGAGCTGAAGGTCGGGATCACCGCGTCGCTGCTGCGCGAGCAGGCGCTCGGCCGGCTCGATGTCGTGTTCGGCAAGCAGTGCCGACAGGTCGACGCGTCGGGCGAACTGCTGTGGGAAGAACCGCTCGTATGGGCATTCGCGTCTGACCGCACGCTCGACGCCGGCGGCGAAGTGCCGCTCGCGCTGTTTCCGGAACCGTGCGTCTATCGTGAAGCCGTCGTATCGGCGCTCGCCGCCGCGCTGCGGCCGTTTCGCGTGCTGTTCGAGAGCAGCAGCATGGCCGGCTGCGTGTCGGCCGCGCTCGCGGGCTTCGCGGTCACCGCACTGGCGCGCAGCCAGCTGCGCGACGGGCTGCGCGCGTGCGGGCCGCAGGACGGCCTGCCCGCGCTGCCGGCCGCGCGTTTTTATGCGTTCGCGTCGAAGCCGGACGGCGCCGGCGCGGCACTGATCGAAGCGGTGCGGGAAGTCGGGCGCAACCGGCGGTTCACAGCGCCGGCCGACTGAAACACGCGCGACGGCGCACGACGCCAACCGGCCGCCCCGGTCAATCGCCTTCCGCGCCCTTCCCGGCCGCCGCCCCCGTCAACGCATCCGCCATCAGCTCCCCAAACCAATCCACGAACGCGTTGAGCCGGCGCGACCGGTGCCGCCGGTGCGGATACACGGCCGACACGTCCATCGGCTCGGCGCGGTGGCCGGGCATCACGTCGACGAGCGCGCCGCTGTCGAGCAGATGCTCGACGTCGAACCGCGGAATCTGGATCAGCCCCATCCCGGCGATGCAGCCGGCGATATAGGTTTCGGCGTTGTTGACGATCACGCGGCTCGGCAGCGTCAGCGTGTGCCGCTCGCCGTCCACGCAGTATTCCCAGCCGAGCTCGCGCCCCGTCGTCGGCGACGCATAGCCGATCGCCCAGTGCCCGTGCGCGAGCGCATCCGGATGCTCGGGCACGCCGCATTCGCGCAGATAGTCGGGGCTCGCGCAGTTGATCAGCGTGAACTGCCCGAGCGGCCGCACGACGAGGCTGCTGTCGGCAAGCCGCCCGACGCGGATCGCGCAGTCGACGCCCTCCTGTACGAGGTCGATCGAGCGGTCCGTCGAGCCGAGCGACAGTTGCAGCTTCGGGTAGCGGCGAAACAGCGACGGCAGCGCGGGCGCGACCACGCGGCGCGCGATCCGGCTAGGCACGTCGACGTTCAGCCGCCCGACCACGTCGCGGTCGCGGCGGCGGAACAGTCGGTCGAGTTCGTCGGCCTCGGCGAGCAGGCGCCGGCCGCGTTCGAGCAGCAGCGCGCCGTCGGCGGTCAGCTGCACCTGACGCGTCGTGCGGTGCAAGAGGCGCGTGCCGAGCCCCGCCTCGAGCTGCTGGACGGCCGCCGACACGGTCGCGCGCGGCACGTCGAGCGCAT encodes the following:
- a CDS encoding LysR family transcriptional regulator, which translates into the protein MDKLDQVRIFLQVAEMGSFIKAAHALDVPRATVSAAVQQLEAGLGTRLLHRTTRQVQLTADGALLLERGRRLLAEADELDRLFRRRDRDVVGRLNVDVPSRIARRVVAPALPSLFRRYPKLQLSLGSTDRSIDLVQEGVDCAIRVGRLADSSLVVRPLGQFTLINCASPDYLRECGVPEHPDALAHGHWAIGYASPTTGRELGWEYCVDGERHTLTLPSRVIVNNAETYIAGCIAGMGLIQIPRFDVEHLLDSGALVDVMPGHRAEPMDVSAVYPHRRHRSRRLNAFVDWFGELMADALTGAAAGKGAEGD
- a CDS encoding LysR family transcriptional regulator: MEPLTDPASTSLDIALLRTFLEVVDSRGFAPAAERLALTPSAVSGHIKRLEQAAGTVLLARTTRRIALTPAGDTLYAYARNIVDMEREVRARLRGAPAHGRLRVGASEDFAGAWLPHVLRTFRDRHPRTAIELKVGITASLLREQALGRLDVVFGKQCRQVDASGELLWEEPLVWAFASDRTLDAGGEVPLALFPEPCVYREAVVSALAAALRPFRVLFESSSMAGCVSAALAGFAVTALARSQLRDGLRACGPQDGLPALPAARFYAFASKPDGAGAALIEAVREVGRNRRFTAPAD